A window of Sulfurimonas gotlandica GD1 contains these coding sequences:
- a CDS encoding hybrid sensor histidine kinase/response regulator, translating into MNIKSLLEYTQSLNILYVEDNIEIAHNGKDILSHYFNSVDIAYDGEDGSQKYLNSLKQHHTSYDIVITDINMPKLNGVELSRLILRTRPEQAIVIMSGQEDSAYLMECINMGVSGFLSKPLDFKQLHMLLSRISQAIADRKFVVEHIETLKNRNSKLENKNTQLNKAIDASVLVSKSNTKGIITYANQAFIEVSGYSLDELIGNSHNIVRHSDTEDELYHDMWKTIRSKKVWRGMLKNKAKDGHDYYVDVTIVPVLNTKNRISEFLSIRYEVTNLVLATRKAQESQMAKEQFLANMSHELRTPLTAILGFSQMIMARADTPEIISNCVSKINIAGINLLTQVNTILDLSKIESGQMTYQFDNFQLKPLFEELRVILESQAKDKNISLIMPMIDKEEMHGDKLSIKQVFMNLLSNAIKFTAINTTVEISYTCNIEQKEHIFKVYDQGDGVDEKDIQTLFEPFYQGENSRINATPGTGLGLAICKKIVTDVHKGKIGVENIKNGGSCFYMTIPINS; encoded by the coding sequence ATGAATATTAAATCATTATTAGAATATACACAATCTCTAAATATTTTGTATGTTGAAGACAATATAGAAATCGCTCATAATGGCAAAGATATATTGAGTCATTACTTTAACTCGGTAGATATTGCATATGATGGAGAGGATGGATCACAAAAGTATTTAAATTCATTGAAACAGCATCATACAAGCTATGATATTGTCATAACAGATATCAATATGCCAAAACTAAATGGAGTTGAACTAAGTCGTCTAATCCTAAGAACAAGACCAGAACAAGCTATAGTGATCATGAGTGGGCAAGAAGATTCTGCATATTTAATGGAATGCATTAACATGGGAGTATCTGGATTTTTAAGCAAACCACTAGATTTTAAACAACTGCATATGTTGTTATCTAGAATATCCCAGGCTATTGCAGATCGAAAGTTCGTAGTAGAGCACATAGAAACCCTAAAAAATCGCAACTCCAAATTGGAAAATAAAAACACACAACTCAACAAAGCAATTGATGCTAGCGTACTTGTCTCAAAATCAAACACAAAGGGAATAATTACTTACGCGAATCAAGCATTTATAGAAGTGTCTGGATATTCTCTTGACGAGCTTATTGGAAATTCTCATAATATAGTACGTCATAGCGATACAGAGGATGAACTGTATCATGATATGTGGAAGACCATACGATCAAAAAAAGTTTGGCGAGGTATGCTAAAAAATAAGGCTAAAGATGGACATGACTATTACGTGGACGTGACAATTGTTCCGGTTTTAAATACAAAAAATAGAATATCCGAATTTTTATCCATTAGATATGAGGTTACAAATCTTGTACTAGCAACACGAAAAGCACAAGAATCACAAATGGCCAAAGAACAATTTTTAGCAAATATGAGTCATGAACTCCGAACGCCGTTAACTGCAATACTTGGTTTTTCACAAATGATTATGGCTAGAGCAGATACACCAGAAATAATTTCAAACTGTGTTAGTAAGATAAATATTGCAGGTATCAATCTTTTAACTCAAGTGAATACAATTTTAGATTTATCAAAAATAGAATCTGGACAAATGACATATCAATTTGACAATTTCCAATTAAAACCACTTTTTGAAGAGTTGAGAGTTATATTAGAATCTCAAGCCAAGGATAAGAATATTAGCCTTATTATGCCTATGATAGATAAAGAGGAAATGCATGGCGATAAACTTTCCATCAAACAAGTATTTATGAACCTCCTCTCTAACGCTATAAAGTTCACTGCTATAAATACAACAGTAGAAATTTCGTACACATGCAACATAGAACAAAAGGAACATATATTTAAGGTCTATGATCAAGGAGATGGAGTAGATGAAAAGGATATTCAGACGCTGTTTGAACCTTTTTATCAAGGAGAAAATTCAAGAATCAATGCAACACCAGGAACTGGACTTGGACTTGCAATATGCAAAAAAATTGTGACTGACGTGCATAAAGGCAAGATTGGTGTTGAAAATATAAAAAATGGTGGAAGCTGTTTTTATATGACTATACCTATCAACTCATAG
- a CDS encoding ATP-binding protein — MSRSLTLKDLIYSSYITSSLIPIIVIELVLLALYFGVSYFITSESQKTLYSSVTQSLHEITSREAHQISQQFQEVSRISQMMKIDHQDFFSSADRCTLPKGEPEFMVHQNGVYYKNVNNGGGTLYYSSKTKMTQETKRKARCSESIDPLLKSIVQTNPIITQAYFNSWDNLNRLYPFMLDAPTQYGDTLIMQDYNFYYLADQVHNPQKKSVWTSAYLDPAGQGWMISNIVPIYNNNFLEGVSGLDVTIDSLIQNILSLKIPWQGSAFMVDSDGMILAMPQTVENILELKELKKHIYKSSVNQTISKPQEYNLFKIKNQKLRESMSKFFKEFTQFGILENGDSRYLLSQESIPETGWRLIIIVDESIVFSPIDKLKENTNMIGYIIIALMVLFYILFFSYLLRKSLKIANKIASPIEKLSLLTSDFGRKANTQLGMKVGIEEVDRLTQNFNKVSLELDVRTKEYVESQLREKMREKDAEIAYKAGLFESASSYLHNIGNTLTMIEGKILSLLDVKKALEKSGLGIKKANTMVEKSDANTQQKEEIGTFLSLFGKALTEDVTEEIQDIANDIKNINNQATISINHQQDLFNANTDMKQNYTQKFDVTSMLEELVAQYHITFNKKGVYLNLDSERNLIINSVKFQFQEGLSNALKNALESILANSTQEKGETFIRAFTLGNRVIIDISDNGLGIKEQDRPKLLKSGFTTKVNGHGLGLHSFNNFLNSHNGKLSLRSDGYLKGATLHIEIGDTHE, encoded by the coding sequence ATGTCTAGGAGCCTTACTCTAAAAGATCTTATTTATAGTAGCTACATCACAAGCTCTTTAATCCCTATTATCGTGATCGAACTAGTTTTACTCGCTTTGTATTTTGGAGTGAGTTACTTTATAACTAGCGAGAGTCAAAAAACACTTTATTCTAGTGTTACTCAAAGTCTACATGAAATCACCTCTAGAGAAGCCCACCAAATTAGTCAGCAGTTTCAAGAGGTATCTCGTATATCTCAAATGATGAAAATAGATCATCAAGATTTTTTTAGCTCAGCAGATAGATGTACCCTTCCAAAGGGTGAACCTGAATTTATGGTTCACCAAAATGGTGTTTACTATAAGAATGTTAATAATGGAGGCGGCACGCTTTACTATTCCTCAAAAACAAAAATGACTCAAGAAACAAAACGTAAAGCAAGATGTAGTGAGTCTATAGATCCATTGTTGAAGTCGATAGTTCAGACAAATCCGATTATCACACAGGCATATTTTAATTCATGGGACAACCTTAATCGGCTATACCCATTTATGCTAGATGCTCCAACTCAGTATGGCGACACATTAATCATGCAAGATTACAATTTTTATTATTTAGCAGATCAGGTTCATAATCCTCAAAAGAAATCTGTATGGACCAGTGCGTATTTAGATCCTGCTGGACAAGGATGGATGATTTCAAATATCGTTCCTATTTACAATAATAATTTTTTAGAAGGTGTAAGCGGGCTCGATGTAACAATCGACTCTCTCATTCAAAATATTCTTTCCCTTAAAATACCTTGGCAAGGAAGTGCCTTTATGGTTGATAGTGATGGGATGATACTTGCGATGCCCCAAACGGTAGAAAATATACTTGAGCTAAAAGAGCTAAAAAAGCATATATATAAAAGTAGTGTAAATCAAACAATTTCAAAGCCTCAAGAATATAATCTTTTTAAAATAAAGAACCAAAAATTGCGAGAAAGCATGAGTAAATTCTTTAAAGAATTTACTCAATTTGGCATTCTAGAAAATGGGGATTCGCGTTATTTGCTAAGTCAAGAGAGTATTCCAGAGACAGGTTGGCGTTTAATTATCATAGTAGATGAATCCATTGTTTTTTCGCCAATAGACAAACTAAAAGAAAACACTAATATGATAGGTTATATAATCATTGCTTTAATGGTTTTATTTTATATTTTATTCTTTTCATATTTACTAAGAAAATCATTAAAAATAGCAAATAAAATCGCTTCACCAATTGAAAAATTATCTTTACTAACTTCAGATTTTGGGCGTAAAGCAAACACTCAATTAGGAATGAAAGTCGGTATTGAAGAGGTTGATCGTCTTACTCAAAATTTCAACAAAGTAAGTTTAGAATTAGATGTAAGAACCAAAGAATACGTTGAATCTCAGTTACGAGAAAAAATGAGAGAAAAAGATGCTGAGATAGCTTATAAAGCTGGTTTATTTGAAAGTGCAAGTAGTTATTTACATAATATCGGGAATACACTTACTATGATAGAGGGTAAAATCCTCTCTTTACTCGACGTTAAAAAAGCACTTGAAAAATCGGGTCTAGGAATTAAAAAAGCGAATACAATGGTAGAAAAAAGTGATGCGAACACACAGCAAAAAGAAGAAATTGGAACTTTTTTAAGCTTATTTGGTAAAGCCTTGACTGAGGATGTTACAGAAGAAATTCAAGATATTGCAAATGATATTAAAAATATTAATAATCAAGCAACAATTTCAATCAATCATCAACAAGATCTTTTTAATGCCAACACCGATATGAAGCAAAACTATACTCAAAAATTTGATGTAACAAGTATGCTTGAAGAATTAGTAGCCCAATATCACATAACTTTTAATAAAAAAGGCGTATACTTAAACTTAGATTCTGAGAGAAACTTAATCATTAACAGTGTTAAGTTTCAATTTCAAGAAGGATTAAGTAATGCGCTTAAAAATGCTTTAGAATCCATCCTAGCTAATTCTACTCAAGAGAAGGGAGAAACCTTTATTCGAGCATTTACTTTGGGTAACCGGGTAATCATTGACATAAGCGATAATGGCCTTGGTATTAAAGAGCAAGACCGTCCTAAATTATTGAAGTCTGGGTTTACAACTAAGGTGAATGGTCACGGCTTAGGATTACACTCTTTTAATAATTTTCTCAACAGCCATAATGGAAAATTAAGTTTAAGAAGTGATGGATACTTAAAAGGAGCGACTTTGCATATAGAAATAGGAGATACTCATGAATAA
- a CDS encoding sensor histidine kinase: MNKNLTIFAVDDEPIVLELYESIFSKEKKLTLDFLQALDETEDDDENDLHTFTHGKAYLAALKSHYADGKRVPLSILDMRLPELHGLDIAKEARKIDPHMTIVIVTAYSDYTVKELIDELENRVYYVRKPFKTDELYALVHSNLREWNEIVQEKELQKDLSIDLTQDGLWNWNLENNDVYFSPRWKEMLGYKDDELKNDFSEWLSRIHPDDKEQVEKDVQIHLSGKSEFYVNEHRLRCKDGSYKWVLDRGKALFNKNNEANKMSGFHTDITQRKELEEQLFGLSESLSKKLNHEISKQAKLSNTNSELEKQLQEEIQLRREKEDMLLQQTRQAAMGEMISMIAHQWRQPLTVIGMIADNISLDVMFETLDTQKLQSSLKDISDQTKYLSQTIDDFRQFFVPNKEKDTIFLHDCVEGALNIIEKNLISHNIEVIKNYEDLTKIDLYKNELIQVFINFLKNAQDAFEEKHIKNAKIELTIKEYDTSVECSIEDNAGGIPLEIQKNIFDPYFTTKNKKNGTGLGLYMSKSIIEDHSSGTIKVSNTDDGVIFTLSFPKVSLQKDIM, translated from the coding sequence ATGAATAAGAATTTAACAATATTCGCAGTTGACGACGAACCAATTGTATTGGAACTTTATGAAAGTATATTTTCCAAAGAGAAAAAGCTTACCTTGGATTTTTTACAGGCACTTGATGAAACAGAAGATGATGATGAAAATGATTTACATACCTTTACACATGGTAAAGCCTATTTAGCTGCTCTAAAAAGTCATTACGCTGATGGTAAAAGAGTGCCTCTTTCTATTTTAGATATGAGACTCCCGGAATTACATGGTTTAGATATAGCAAAAGAAGCACGAAAAATTGATCCTCATATGACAATCGTCATCGTAACTGCATACTCAGATTATACAGTAAAAGAACTCATCGATGAACTTGAAAATCGAGTTTACTATGTACGAAAGCCATTTAAGACTGACGAACTTTATGCTCTAGTACACTCCAATCTTAGAGAGTGGAATGAGATCGTACAAGAAAAAGAACTACAAAAAGACTTATCTATAGATCTAACACAAGATGGTCTGTGGAACTGGAATCTAGAAAATAACGATGTTTATTTTTCGCCAAGATGGAAAGAGATGCTTGGATATAAGGATGATGAACTCAAGAATGACTTCTCCGAGTGGCTTAGCCGTATTCACCCAGATGATAAGGAACAAGTAGAAAAAGATGTACAAATACACTTAAGTGGAAAATCCGAATTTTATGTAAACGAGCATCGATTACGCTGTAAAGACGGTTCTTATAAATGGGTTTTAGATCGAGGGAAAGCCCTCTTTAATAAAAATAATGAAGCTAATAAAATGTCAGGTTTTCATACAGATATTACACAAAGAAAAGAACTTGAAGAACAGTTATTTGGATTAAGCGAATCGCTGTCCAAAAAACTAAATCATGAAATTTCTAAGCAAGCAAAATTAAGTAACACTAACTCAGAACTTGAAAAACAACTTCAAGAAGAGATACAACTACGACGTGAAAAAGAAGATATGCTTTTACAACAAACACGACAAGCAGCTATGGGGGAAATGATAAGTATGATCGCTCACCAATGGCGACAACCTCTCACTGTCATTGGTATGATTGCTGATAATATTTCTTTGGATGTGATGTTTGAAACGCTTGATACACAGAAGCTTCAATCGTCACTCAAAGATATAAGCGATCAAACAAAGTATCTATCCCAAACCATTGACGATTTTAGACAGTTTTTTGTTCCCAATAAAGAAAAAGATACTATTTTCTTACACGATTGCGTAGAAGGTGCTTTAAATATAATAGAAAAAAATCTTATCAGTCATAATATCGAAGTAATCAAGAATTATGAAGATTTAACTAAGATTGATTTGTATAAAAATGAACTTATACAAGTTTTTATAAATTTTTTAAAGAATGCACAAGATGCTTTTGAAGAAAAGCATATAAAAAATGCAAAAATAGAACTAACAATAAAAGAGTACGATACTAGTGTTGAATGTTCTATCGAGGATAATGCAGGTGGTATTCCACTTGAAATACAAAAAAATATTTTCGACCCATACTTCACAACAAAAAATAAAAAAAATGGGACAGGACTTGGTCTTTATATGTCAAAAAGCATTATTGAAGATCATAGTTCTGGAACTATAAAAGTAAGTAATACTGATGATGGGGTTATCTTTACCCTCTCTTTTCCAAAAGTGTCTTTACAAAAAGATATTATGTAG
- a CDS encoding response regulator transcription factor, translated as MNPEVIKKIRIIGKSIKILYVEDDSRIASQVEKLLLKLFENITYVDNGIKGLAAYKQNNYDVVITDILMPEMDGIMMTTKIKKINPDQVIIVTSGYNDSEKLIKLIDLGVDRFVMKPIDVPKFLGIISKEVVNIYNTKRKILLEEKQKQKNLEKELVIESLFAPIVIFQRGIVDYANELFVKTFNQKNDVNIMLGTLFDDELLHGMNNNEILIYLNKNKNKNTTYSLLINNGDKVEYMVKVTQIKDSSKLMCFFLNLDQLDVIASTSKRASDELEIDLTTGLLLRNGFRKRIDSYRTNEIEYNAICFGLKHINEYIKQFGVSSLQRIYMKFSEYLVDNFSNLLEDEVIELFSFDTNQFVILVCKGFSKEVQDSLKDFLNNYSYKNENLTGKQSMSVDFLTCSIDKNESLDEVISEVDNCLYMLKS; from the coding sequence ATGAATCCTGAAGTAATTAAAAAAATTAGAATAATTGGTAAATCAATAAAAATTTTATATGTTGAAGATGATTCCAGAATAGCTTCTCAGGTAGAAAAACTTCTTTTAAAGTTATTTGAGAATATTACATATGTAGATAATGGGATAAAAGGTTTAGCTGCATATAAGCAAAACAATTATGATGTTGTAATTACAGATATTTTAATGCCAGAAATGGATGGCATAATGATGACAACAAAAATCAAAAAAATCAATCCAGACCAAGTTATTATTGTGACTTCTGGTTACAATGATAGTGAAAAGTTAATAAAGCTTATAGATTTAGGTGTGGATAGATTTGTGATGAAGCCTATAGATGTACCTAAATTCTTAGGTATTATTTCTAAAGAAGTAGTCAATATTTACAACACAAAAAGAAAAATACTTTTAGAAGAAAAACAAAAGCAAAAGAATCTTGAAAAAGAATTAGTTATTGAGAGTCTATTTGCTCCTATTGTAATATTTCAAAGAGGTATTGTTGATTATGCCAATGAGTTATTTGTAAAAACATTTAATCAAAAAAATGATGTCAATATCATGTTAGGTACTTTATTTGACGATGAATTACTCCATGGAATGAATAATAATGAAATCTTAATATATTTAAATAAAAATAAAAATAAAAATACTACATATAGTTTACTTATTAACAATGGTGATAAAGTTGAATATATGGTTAAAGTAACACAAATAAAAGATTCGTCTAAATTGATGTGTTTCTTTCTTAATCTTGATCAACTGGATGTCATAGCATCAACGAGTAAGCGGGCTAGCGATGAATTAGAAATTGACTTAACAACAGGTTTACTATTAAGAAATGGGTTTAGAAAAAGAATAGATAGCTACAGAACTAATGAAATTGAATATAATGCTATATGTTTTGGATTAAAGCACATAAATGAATATATTAAACAATTTGGTGTATCATCTCTACAGAGAATTTATATGAAGTTTTCAGAGTACTTAGTAGATAATTTTAGTAATTTACTAGAGGATGAAGTTATCGAATTATTCTCTTTTGATACAAATCAATTTGTCATATTAGTATGTAAAGGTTTCTCAAAAGAAGTGCAAGATTCTTTGAAAGATTTCCTAAATAATTATTCTTATAAAAATGAAAATTTGACTGGTAAGCAAAGTATGAGTGTTGATTTTTTAACATGTAGTATAGATAAAAATGAGTCACTTGATGAAGTCATATCTGAAGTTGATAATTGTCTATATATGTTGAAAAGTTGA
- a CDS encoding sensor histidine kinase produces the protein MKYNEDIMLLNQLTLSYECLSAIGNTLELNSMILEVLTSFSRKTGAITAKYYKNKIQEEPFLHIGKKLDFTLGVKIDEEKKFLIVKENDLEIIILPLKYGYMVFFYKSHPNINKLASMLGNFQSKINLSISACLGVEELEERVESSIKQIREKEKMILAQSKQAIMGEMVEMIAHQWRQPLTAIGMTSGNITMDLALDELNTETLQDDLNNINTQVNYLSATIDDFRNFLQESKEKEIISSKKIITSIKGLVFKQLQNQQIDLKTEECKDIQVNIYKNELIQVLLNILSNSKDVLTNLKSSQVIKTIKLSCDRVDDFLNICIVDNGGGIPDEIMPRIFEPYYSTKKEKNGTGLGLYMSKIIVQNHLKGKLFAKNTVDGVAFTIQIPIGENNDES, from the coding sequence TTGAAATATAACGAAGATATTATGTTACTAAATCAGCTTACCTTATCTTATGAATGTTTAAGTGCAATTGGTAATACATTAGAACTCAATAGTATGATACTTGAAGTTTTAACGAGTTTTTCAAGAAAGACTGGTGCAATAACTGCAAAGTATTATAAAAACAAGATACAAGAAGAACCTTTTTTACATATTGGTAAGAAGTTAGACTTTACACTTGGTGTCAAGATAGATGAAGAGAAGAAATTTTTAATAGTTAAAGAGAATGATTTAGAGATAATTATATTACCCCTAAAGTATGGATATATGGTGTTTTTTTATAAGAGCCATCCAAATATTAATAAGCTAGCGTCAATGCTCGGAAACTTTCAATCAAAAATAAACTTATCCATCAGTGCATGCCTTGGCGTAGAGGAACTCGAAGAGAGAGTAGAGTCATCAATAAAGCAAATACGAGAAAAAGAAAAAATGATTTTAGCACAATCAAAACAAGCAATAATGGGGGAAATGGTTGAGATGATTGCACATCAGTGGAGACAGCCCTTGACTGCTATTGGAATGACTTCTGGTAATATAACTATGGATTTAGCATTAGATGAGCTTAATACCGAAACCTTACAAGATGATTTAAATAATATAAATACTCAAGTAAATTACCTTTCTGCAACAATTGATGATTTTAGAAACTTTCTTCAAGAGAGTAAAGAAAAAGAAATAATATCAAGTAAAAAAATTATAACGTCTATAAAAGGCTTAGTATTTAAGCAATTACAAAACCAACAGATAGATTTAAAGACCGAAGAATGCAAGGACATACAAGTTAATATCTATAAAAATGAGCTCATCCAAGTTCTACTAAATATACTTTCTAATTCAAAAGATGTTCTAACAAACTTAAAATCTTCACAGGTAATTAAAACTATTAAATTAAGCTGCGATAGAGTTGATGATTTTTTAAATATATGCATAGTAGATAATGGTGGTGGAATACCCGATGAAATTATGCCAAGAATATTTGAACCATATTATTCAACAAAAAAAGAGAAGAATGGAACAGGACTAGGTCTTTATATGTCCAAGATTATTGTTCAAAACCACTTAAAAGGGAAACTTTTTGCTAAAAATACAGTGGATGGAGTAGCTTTTACAATACAGATACCTATAGGGGAGAATAACGATGAATCCTGA
- a CDS encoding FIST signal transduction protein, translated as MNSVYLNSFEEFLKYQDSKEKMYLLLVSENCDFNHETIKNLNINCYGAIFPEIIFEKQHYKDGLIAIDIDIEPILVNNMENKIEDEKKFSSIKSMLLFVDGLSPYIDPFLVSLFESTNEECKIFGGGAGKLTLQQERVIFTPEYITQNSALIIPLSQDLDVGVSHGWEYLDGPHVATSSSKNVLEQIDYEYAFDVYKNIVEKDSGLKFSEDNFFELAKSYPLGIVSYSGEIIVRDPIASDGKSLVLVGVMPQNSVIQVLKGEKSKLIEAAKFAAINAMDTKKEKELVIMIDCISRVLFLEDSFVKEIDSVSNIIGDLPLVGALTLGEIANKSDTYIDFYNKTCVVGTL; from the coding sequence ATGAATTCAGTTTACTTAAACTCATTTGAAGAGTTTTTAAAGTACCAAGACTCAAAAGAAAAAATGTATTTACTACTAGTGTCAGAAAATTGTGATTTCAATCATGAAACAATAAAAAATTTAAATATTAATTGTTATGGTGCTATTTTTCCAGAAATTATATTTGAGAAACAACACTATAAAGATGGTCTTATCGCTATAGATATAGATATAGAACCTATATTAGTAAATAACATGGAAAATAAGATAGAAGACGAAAAAAAATTTAGCTCTATAAAATCAATGCTACTTTTTGTAGATGGTCTTAGTCCATATATCGATCCATTTTTAGTTTCTCTTTTTGAATCAACAAATGAAGAGTGTAAGATATTTGGTGGTGGTGCAGGAAAATTGACACTGCAGCAAGAAAGGGTGATATTTACACCTGAATATATTACGCAGAATTCTGCACTTATAATTCCTCTTTCTCAAGACTTAGATGTTGGAGTTAGTCATGGATGGGAGTATTTAGATGGCCCGCATGTTGCTACTTCTAGTAGTAAAAATGTACTTGAACAGATTGATTATGAATATGCCTTTGATGTTTATAAAAATATAGTTGAAAAAGACAGTGGACTCAAGTTTAGTGAAGATAATTTCTTTGAATTGGCAAAATCATATCCATTGGGCATAGTCAGTTATAGCGGAGAAATTATTGTAAGAGATCCAATTGCTAGTGACGGTAAAAGCTTAGTGTTAGTAGGTGTTATGCCACAAAATTCTGTTATACAAGTGTTAAAAGGTGAAAAGTCTAAACTTATTGAAGCTGCAAAGTTTGCTGCAATAAATGCTATGGATACTAAAAAAGAAAAAGAGTTAGTCATAATGATTGATTGTATATCTCGAGTTCTTTTTTTAGAAGATAGCTTTGTTAAAGAGATAGATTCTGTAAGTAACATAATTGGTGACTTGCCTCTTGTTGGTGCTTTGACTTTAGGAGAAATTGCGAATAAGTCAGATACATATATAGATTTTTATAATAAAACTTGTGTAGTCGGTACACTTTGA
- a CDS encoding response regulator transcription factor, producing MSILFVEDYEEVYKEIERTLNSLFKVVDGAYNGEEALELYKKNTYDFVLSDISMPKMDGTVLSKHIKTINPLQEIIILSAHREANYLHELINIGIRRFIEKPISLEVLLDEFYIICKKLFNEKDIKNSVVINNNIIFKLNEKDLYINNESIKLTEYEKKLIYILVEKINQTVSVDEIVNYFYMDNIDMDVENVRKFIYKLRKKIPDELIKNLHGVGYKIVSDT from the coding sequence ATGAGTATACTTTTTGTAGAAGATTATGAAGAAGTTTATAAAGAGATTGAACGAACTTTAAATTCTCTTTTTAAAGTAGTTGACGGCGCATATAATGGTGAAGAAGCATTAGAATTATATAAAAAAAATACTTATGATTTTGTCTTGAGTGATATATCGATGCCAAAGATGGATGGAACTGTATTATCAAAACACATAAAAACAATTAATCCATTACAAGAGATAATAATTTTATCAGCACATAGAGAAGCCAATTATTTGCACGAACTTATAAATATTGGTATTCGTCGCTTTATTGAAAAACCTATCTCTCTAGAAGTTTTGTTAGATGAGTTTTATATTATTTGCAAGAAATTATTTAACGAAAAAGATATAAAAAACAGTGTAGTGATAAACAATAATATTATTTTTAAGTTAAATGAAAAAGATTTATATATAAACAATGAGTCAATAAAATTGACAGAATATGAAAAAAAACTTATTTATATATTGGTAGAAAAAATAAACCAGACAGTCTCTGTAGATGAAATTGTAAACTATTTTTATATGGATAACATTGATATGGATGTAGAAAATGTAAGAAAATTTATATATAAACTTAGAAAAAAAATTCCTGATGAGCTCATAAAAAACCTACATGGGGTTGGCTATAAAATAGTGAGTGACACATAA
- a CDS encoding response regulator transcription factor encodes MITKKIENVKNIVRNYNVLIVEDDSFIREQLSRILKKLFKEIYIAVDGKDGLSKYKENKNNIHIIITDLNMPHIGGLQMIEYIKEIDKDIPILILSAHSESHFFMKSIRLGVDGYLQKPLDSDLLMDLIKKVVLKKKLQDDLLESTNFLNQYKEAADESAVVSKT; translated from the coding sequence ATGATTACAAAGAAAATAGAAAATGTAAAAAATATTGTACGTAATTATAATGTACTAATAGTTGAAGATGACTCTTTTATACGTGAACAATTGTCACGAATTTTAAAAAAACTATTTAAAGAGATATATATAGCGGTGGATGGTAAGGATGGACTTAGTAAATATAAAGAGAATAAGAATAATATACATATAATAATAACAGACTTAAATATGCCTCATATTGGCGGATTACAAATGATAGAATATATAAAAGAAATTGATAAAGATATTCCGATTTTAATTTTATCTGCACATTCAGAATCTCATTTCTTTATGAAGAGTATCAGATTAGGTGTAGATGGATACCTACAAAAACCTCTAGACTCAGACTTGCTCATGGATTTAATAAAAAAAGTTGTTTTAAAGAAGAAACTTCAAGATGACTTACTAGAGAGCACTAACTTTTTAAATCAATATAAAGAAGCAGCTGATGAGAGTGCTGTCGTTTCAAAAACTTGA